From one Syntrophobacterales bacterium genomic stretch:
- a CDS encoding AMP-binding protein, whose product MSFDSNEQNEDFRGTIPQLLASQAESIIGDQAAIREKAYGIWDVYSWKAYLGYVKKIGLGLIAIGFKRGDVVGLITDNHSEWLFAEAGTQAVGGISLNLFTSAVSAELAIALNRVSAAFVFAENQEQVDKLLESRDKLSHVKNVIYIDPTGMRSYDDNPWIISYRELLAQGEKLDYERTELFHEELKKGRGDETALMIQTSGTTGVPKMAMLSHQNIITIGKMWTTAIDIKPGENWLSMSPPAWIVDQMWAFGVALYSGMTMNFPEMPETVVDDFREIGPSRIITASRFWEDMASKIRVKMGDAGFIKRHFFNQAERVGRLMESARMQKKNPSFFLSFLHKLSSIIIYRRLLDRVGCANFLGAYTGGHPISPDVIIFFRSFGLNLKQCYGLTESGGIFQIQPDDEVKPETVGKPLPGVEIKIDENQEVLIRSGSTFQGYYQNEQATAAAFLDGWLRTGDAGYLDQDGHLLIIGRKEEVIRNKSGEAFSPDFIETRLKFSPFIKEAVIFGEGRPFLTALINIDLGNTGSWAEKRMIPYTTYIDLSQQPPVEELILSEVRTVNQQLPDVMKINKFILLYKLLDADDEELTRTGKVRRHFVSESYNTLIEGMYSDKSEIPIKGKIRYRDGQVGEIDTIVRVMTAL is encoded by the coding sequence TTGAGCTTCGACAGCAACGAGCAAAATGAAGATTTTCGGGGAACTATCCCGCAGCTCCTGGCTTCACAGGCTGAAAGTATTATTGGAGACCAGGCCGCCATCAGGGAAAAAGCTTACGGCATTTGGGATGTTTACAGTTGGAAAGCTTACCTCGGCTACGTAAAGAAAATTGGGCTTGGCCTGATCGCGATCGGATTTAAACGGGGCGATGTGGTGGGGCTCATCACGGACAATCATTCGGAATGGCTGTTTGCCGAAGCGGGGACACAGGCGGTGGGCGGCATCAGCCTGAATTTATTCACCTCGGCTGTCTCGGCGGAACTTGCTATTGCTTTGAACCGGGTCAGCGCCGCTTTTGTCTTTGCCGAAAATCAGGAACAGGTTGACAAGCTCTTGGAGAGCCGCGATAAACTGAGCCATGTCAAAAATGTCATCTACATTGATCCTACGGGAATGCGCTCCTACGATGACAATCCTTGGATCATTTCCTACCGTGAGCTGCTTGCGCAAGGCGAAAAACTCGATTACGAGCGCACGGAGCTTTTCCATGAAGAGCTGAAAAAGGGCAGGGGCGATGAAACAGCCCTGATGATTCAGACGTCAGGGACAACAGGGGTTCCCAAGATGGCGATGCTGTCGCATCAGAATATCATCACGATCGGCAAAATGTGGACCACGGCGATAGATATAAAACCAGGCGAAAACTGGCTTTCAATGTCGCCGCCGGCATGGATTGTCGATCAAATGTGGGCCTTTGGCGTAGCGCTTTACTCGGGAATGACTATGAATTTCCCGGAAATGCCGGAGACGGTGGTGGATGATTTCCGGGAGATCGGGCCATCCCGCATAATCACGGCATCGCGTTTCTGGGAGGACATGGCGTCGAAGATTCGCGTCAAGATGGGGGATGCAGGGTTCATCAAGCGCCATTTCTTCAACCAGGCAGAACGAGTGGGACGTTTGATGGAAAGCGCCCGCATGCAGAAAAAAAACCCCTCATTTTTTTTGAGTTTCCTGCACAAACTATCCTCGATAATTATTTATCGTCGTCTTCTCGACCGCGTGGGGTGTGCGAACTTTCTTGGCGCCTATACCGGCGGTCATCCTATCAGCCCGGATGTTATAATTTTTTTTCGTTCCTTCGGTCTTAATTTGAAGCAGTGCTATGGTTTGACCGAGTCCGGAGGAATCTTTCAGATTCAGCCGGATGACGAAGTGAAACCGGAAACGGTCGGCAAGCCGCTACCCGGCGTCGAAATAAAAATTGATGAAAATCAGGAAGTGCTGATTCGCAGCGGTTCCACCTTTCAGGGATATTATCAGAATGAGCAGGCGACCGCGGCTGCCTTCCTGGATGGCTGGTTGCGGACCGGCGACGCCGGTTATCTCGATCAGGATGGTCATCTGTTGATCATCGGTCGTAAGGAAGAGGTTATCCGCAACAAGAGCGGCGAAGCCTTTTCCCCTGATTTCATTGAAACAAGGCTGAAATTCAGCCCCTTTATCAAAGAGGCCGTTATCTTCGGCGAGGGGCGACCGTTTTTGACGGCGTTGATCAACATCGATCTCGGCAACACCGGGAGCTGGGCGGAAAAAAGAATGATCCCCTACACAACTTATATCGATCTTTCTCAGCAGCCGCCCGTGGAAGAGTTGATCCTCTCCGAAGTCCGCACCGTCAATCAGCAATTGCCGGATGTTATGAAAATCAACAAATTCATTCTACTTTATAAGCTGCTGGATGCCGATGATGAGGAATTGACCAGAACCGGCAAGGTGCGCCGCCACTTTGTTAGTGAATCGTATAACACCTTGATAGAGGGCATGTACTCAGACAAAAGCGAGATTCCGATCAAGGGAAAAATACGCTATCGCGATGGGCAGGTAGGCGAGATAGATACAATCGTGCGGGTTATGACTGCATTATAA
- a CDS encoding ABC transporter ATP-binding protein, whose product MKAFRGQPSIYENTKNARRPAEVEIRGLSLSFGGVRALTNVDLTVKSGELFAVIGPNGAGKTSLMNCITGFYHPEAGKIIYNGKQIENLHPHQLVKIGIGRTFQNIELFPGMTVISNLFLARHIHYHYGFLPACFFLKSVRQEEIAHRRILEEIIDFLEIQSVRNKPVGSLPYGMMKRIELGRALALQPDLLVLDEPFAGMNLEEKEDMVRFLLELNRAWGQTMILVEHDMAIVMSIAKRIAVLNFGEKLAEGTPGEIVKHPEVIKAYLGDDKIL is encoded by the coding sequence ATGAAGGCGTTCAGGGGACAGCCGTCCATTTACGAAAACACAAAAAACGCCAGACGACCGGCGGAAGTTGAAATTAGGGGGCTGTCCCTTTCCTTTGGAGGCGTCAGGGCCTTGACAAATGTTGATTTGACGGTGAAGAGCGGTGAGCTCTTCGCCGTCATCGGCCCTAATGGCGCAGGAAAAACCAGCCTGATGAACTGCATTACCGGCTTCTATCATCCGGAAGCAGGCAAGATCATTTACAATGGAAAACAAATTGAAAATTTACATCCCCATCAGTTGGTAAAAATCGGCATTGGCAGAACCTTTCAGAATATTGAATTGTTTCCCGGAATGACCGTCATTTCCAATCTTTTTCTTGCCCGGCACATTCACTACCATTATGGTTTTTTACCGGCCTGCTTTTTTTTGAAATCGGTACGTCAAGAGGAGATTGCCCATCGGCGCATTCTAGAGGAGATCATTGATTTTCTGGAAATCCAGTCCGTTCGCAACAAACCGGTTGGTTCGCTGCCGTACGGAATGATGAAGCGCATCGAGCTGGGAAGGGCGCTTGCCCTCCAGCCTGATCTGCTGGTGCTTGACGAACCTTTTGCGGGAATGAATCTTGAGGAAAAAGAGGATATGGTGCGTTTTCTGCTTGAGCTTAACCGGGCTTGGGGGCAAACCATGATTCTCGTTGAGCACGATATGGCAATTGTCATGAGCATTGCCAAAAGGATTGCCGTGCTCAATTTTGGAGAAAAGCTGGCAGAGGGAACTCCCGGTGAAATTGTCAAACACCCGGAGGTGATCAAGGCATACCTCGGTGATGATAAAATTCTCTAA
- a CDS encoding ABC transporter substrate-binding protein, whose protein sequence is MNLFKRGFLVGILAISFLWPGMAFSESIKVGAAINLTGPASSWGKFHAKGQQDYFRYVNEVKGGVNGKKIEMILVDTAYKVPEAVAAVRKFAVQDKVDMIATWGTGEGLAAKPVIQNYKIPTINYSTGWEILEAPIEYMYLPFGSYRLDSEAVLDYIMAVHKGKEPPKVGLLTYNNAYGRSIHKPTKEYAAKKKINIVAIEEFPAKTVDLSTELLRLQKAGAEYIFIQMLPAAIITALRSADRINYNPPFIGTWTSTDPDFFKMGQGLIRDRLKMQFPGCLPGDNNKGIALMQDLIKRYKTVDKFDNAYWEGVVIGSIMERAMVRADEKFKAVNSKTINSAMESFKNEDFGGLIPAVTYSPSNHEASFSGRMVSINEDGSYTPLTNFYVPGKENVKLLK, encoded by the coding sequence ATGAATTTATTTAAAAGAGGGTTTCTGGTTGGCATCCTTGCCATTTCTTTTTTGTGGCCGGGGATGGCGTTTTCGGAGTCTATCAAGGTAGGCGCCGCTATCAATTTGACTGGTCCGGCATCGAGCTGGGGAAAATTTCACGCTAAAGGACAGCAGGATTATTTTCGTTATGTAAATGAAGTAAAAGGCGGCGTTAACGGCAAAAAGATTGAAATGATCCTTGTGGATACAGCTTATAAGGTTCCCGAGGCGGTGGCCGCGGTTAGAAAGTTTGCCGTTCAGGACAAGGTTGACATGATCGCCACCTGGGGGACAGGGGAAGGGCTCGCCGCCAAACCGGTCATTCAGAATTACAAGATACCTACCATTAATTATTCAACCGGGTGGGAGATACTGGAAGCGCCGATAGAATATATGTACCTGCCTTTTGGCAGTTACCGCCTGGATTCCGAGGCCGTTCTTGATTACATCATGGCTGTCCACAAAGGTAAGGAACCGCCGAAGGTCGGGCTTCTCACCTACAACAATGCCTACGGACGCTCCATTCATAAGCCCACCAAGGAATATGCCGCCAAAAAGAAGATAAATATTGTCGCAATCGAGGAATTCCCGGCGAAAACTGTTGATCTTTCAACGGAACTGCTGCGGCTCCAGAAAGCCGGCGCTGAATACATCTTTATCCAGATGCTGCCGGCGGCAATAATAACCGCCCTGCGCAGCGCAGACAGAATAAACTACAATCCGCCATTTATCGGTACATGGACCTCAACCGATCCCGATTTCTTCAAAATGGGGCAGGGACTGATCAGAGACCGCCTGAAAATGCAGTTCCCCGGCTGCCTGCCTGGCGATAACAATAAGGGAATAGCGCTTATGCAGGATTTGATCAAACGATACAAGACAGTCGATAAATTTGATAACGCCTACTGGGAAGGGGTTGTCATCGGCAGCATCATGGAGCGGGCGATGGTCCGGGCGGACGAAAAATTCAAGGCCGTCAACAGCAAAACCATCAACAGTGCGATGGAATCCTTTAAAAATGAGGATTTTGGCGGATTGATTCCTGCTGTCACGTACTCACCTTCCAATCACGAGGCCTCGTTCAGCGGTCGTATGGTTTCGATTAATGAAGATGGTTCGTACACCCCTTTGACGAACTTCTACGTTCCGGGGAAGGAGAACGTAAAGCTCCTTAAGTAG
- a CDS encoding sigma-54 dependent transcriptional regulator codes for MEKILVVDDEQGMRELLEIMLVREGYRVATAADATKALQRCRKEVFDLIITDLKMPKVDGLTFLREAKKICPGVMVILITAYASAETALAAMKEGVYDYLEKDFAIDDLKRIIRNALNNKGEKQKDLLFLKEVGQQVRFGEMIGKSSEMLKIYATIRKIAQTLTNILILGESGTGKELVARAIHDNSPRNGMPFVVINCGGIPENLLESELFGYCKGAFTGAFTDKQGLFEFARGGTIFLDEVAELSTFLQVKLLRVVQEKTFRRIGGSEDISVDVRIISATNKNLAEMVKAEKFREDLYYRLNVIPLFLPPLRERKEDIPVLSNYFIEKYSKELGKDVKTISTYAMELLLGYQFPGNIRELKNIIERSVALETSNIILPDNLILSDGIGGINSVTSSLGVADGAVNLNEELARCEKNLIEKALKQANGAKSKAADLLGITYDSLHYRCEKLGISPSMIKFA; via the coding sequence ATGGAAAAAATACTCGTCGTTGATGATGAGCAAGGCATGCGGGAACTTCTCGAGATCATGCTTGTCCGGGAGGGATACAGGGTTGCAACGGCGGCAGACGCAACCAAAGCTCTGCAGCGCTGCCGCAAGGAGGTCTTTGATCTGATTATCACGGACCTCAAAATGCCCAAGGTTGACGGATTAACCTTTCTGCGGGAGGCAAAGAAAATTTGTCCCGGCGTCATGGTGATCCTGATCACTGCGTACGCCTCGGCGGAAACGGCGCTCGCGGCGATGAAGGAAGGCGTTTACGACTACCTCGAAAAGGATTTTGCGATCGATGATTTGAAAAGAATCATCCGCAATGCTCTGAATAACAAAGGAGAAAAACAGAAGGATCTCCTTTTCCTGAAGGAAGTCGGCCAGCAGGTGCGCTTTGGAGAAATGATCGGGAAAAGCAGCGAGATGCTCAAAATATACGCAACCATCAGAAAGATTGCGCAAACCCTCACAAATATTCTGATTCTCGGAGAAAGCGGCACAGGCAAGGAGCTTGTGGCAAGGGCAATCCATGACAACAGTCCCCGCAACGGAATGCCTTTTGTAGTGATCAATTGCGGAGGGATACCGGAAAATCTTCTGGAGAGCGAACTATTCGGTTATTGCAAAGGCGCTTTCACCGGAGCTTTCACAGATAAGCAGGGGCTTTTTGAGTTTGCCAGGGGGGGAACAATTTTTCTCGACGAGGTAGCGGAACTCTCCACGTTTCTCCAGGTTAAACTCCTCAGGGTTGTTCAGGAAAAAACCTTTCGCCGGATTGGCGGTTCTGAAGACATTAGCGTAGATGTGCGCATTATTTCCGCCACCAACAAAAATCTTGCTGAAATGGTCAAAGCCGAGAAATTCCGGGAGGATTTGTACTACAGGCTAAATGTGATCCCGCTTTTTTTGCCTCCTCTCCGGGAGAGGAAGGAAGACATCCCCGTTCTCAGCAATTACTTTATCGAAAAATATTCAAAAGAGTTGGGAAAAGACGTAAAAACTATCTCAACCTATGCAATGGAACTGCTGCTTGGGTATCAATTCCCCGGCAATATACGCGAGTTGAAGAATATCATAGAACGCAGCGTGGCTCTGGAGACATCCAACATCATATTGCCGGATAATTTGATTCTTTCCGATGGTATAGGGGGGATAAACAGCGTAACGTCCTCGCTCGGCGTTGCCGATGGCGCGGTGAATCTCAATGAGGAACTGGCGAGATGTGAAAAAAATCTGATCGAAAAGGCTCTCAAACAAGCGAATGGGGCAAAGAGCAAGGCCGCGGATTTATTAGGAATAACCTATGATTCCCTTCATTATCGCTGTGAAAAACTGGGGATATCGCCATCAATGATAAAATTTGCTTGA
- a CDS encoding PAS domain S-box protein, translated as MDDKYLQKDNITKRIRLLILSRLFIVTFILGIAAFAKVNAGGEISDIYRSALFITIISVYIASIGFFLVFHYLRNVLTNIYIQGIADVIAITAMVFATGGINSLYSVFYPLVIIYTVTFLGRGGGLLIASASAIFYGFLAVLEYYSLIVPAVLTPFDIHQPNAGYVLARVLTHITSFYFTAFLSIFVVDQEKKTKALLAEKQDAFTRLDILHRSIIESIDAGIMTVNPGGRIKSFNRSASKITGFDLSEVENQRLADIFPDFFDFLQKQKQGASNPPFLTRFEGVFNTSKGKKLKLGASLSPLRDPQGRIIGEIIIFEDIAEIIDMRESLEKSRRQAFTGEVAANLAHEIRNPLAAIGGSIQLLLEDTPFDHVNQKLFDIIMRGKEQLESFLKDFLLLARPAPGICEEVELQKTIIDVIDSLRLVPDWRQELRLDLRLPEAPLLINVNKTEIRQVLWNLTLNALQAMPAGGVLTIEVALCRKNDADAVQIRISDDGCGIDKIDLRRIFEPFYTTREVGTGLGLAVVSRIIENWQGTITVESESGKGTTFAITFPPARSCPGTAM; from the coding sequence ATGGACGATAAATATTTACAAAAAGATAATATAACAAAGCGAATTCGTTTACTCATCCTCTCCCGCTTATTTATCGTCACGTTTATTCTGGGGATAGCCGCTTTCGCCAAGGTAAATGCGGGCGGTGAAATTTCCGATATCTACAGATCAGCTCTTTTCATTACGATAATATCCGTTTACATTGCTTCCATTGGATTCTTTCTCGTTTTCCACTATCTCCGGAATGTTTTAACAAATATTTACATTCAAGGCATCGCTGATGTAATTGCCATAACGGCAATGGTTTTCGCGACCGGGGGAATTAACAGTTTATATTCGGTTTTCTATCCTCTTGTTATAATTTACACTGTTACATTTCTTGGCCGGGGGGGAGGGTTGCTTATCGCCTCCGCATCTGCCATATTTTATGGTTTTCTTGCTGTTCTGGAGTATTACTCTTTGATTGTCCCGGCTGTGCTTACACCTTTTGATATTCATCAACCGAATGCCGGCTATGTTTTGGCAAGGGTTTTAACCCATATCACATCCTTCTATTTTACCGCATTCCTGTCAATATTTGTTGTCGATCAGGAGAAAAAGACAAAGGCACTGCTTGCCGAAAAACAGGATGCCTTCACCAGGCTCGACATCCTTCATAGAAGCATCATTGAGTCTATCGACGCGGGCATTATGACTGTCAATCCGGGAGGGCGGATAAAGTCTTTCAACCGCTCTGCGTCGAAGATAACCGGCTTTGATTTAAGTGAAGTGGAAAACCAAAGACTTGCCGATATATTCCCGGATTTTTTTGATTTTTTACAGAAGCAAAAGCAGGGCGCCAGCAACCCCCCTTTTTTGACCCGTTTTGAAGGGGTATTTAATACAAGCAAGGGAAAAAAGTTAAAGCTTGGCGCTTCGCTTTCACCGCTTCGCGATCCGCAAGGCCGAATTATCGGAGAGATTATCATCTTTGAGGATATTGCGGAGATTATCGATATGCGGGAATCTCTGGAAAAAAGCCGCCGTCAGGCCTTTACCGGCGAGGTTGCCGCCAATCTTGCCCATGAGATACGCAATCCCCTCGCCGCTATTGGCGGCTCGATACAGCTGCTGCTCGAGGATACCCCCTTTGACCATGTCAACCAGAAACTATTTGACATAATTATGAGGGGAAAGGAGCAATTGGAGAGTTTCCTGAAAGACTTTTTATTGCTGGCAAGACCCGCTCCGGGTATTTGCGAGGAGGTTGAGCTGCAAAAAACAATCATCGATGTTATTGATTCACTTCGTCTTGTTCCTGATTGGCGCCAAGAGTTAAGACTTGACCTCCGACTGCCGGAAGCCCCGTTATTGATCAATGTGAATAAAACAGAGATCAGACAGGTTCTCTGGAATCTGACTCTGAACGCTCTTCAGGCGATGCCTGCAGGTGGAGTTTTGACCATCGAGGTTGCGTTGTGCCGGAAGAACGACGCCGATGCCGTCCAAATAAGGATCAGCGATGACGGTTGCGGCATTGATAAAATTGACCTACGGCGGATCTTTGAACCTTTTTATACGACAAGGGAAGTGGGCACTGGTCTGGGATTGGCGGTAGTCAGTCGGATAATTGAAAACTGGCAGGGGACGATAACGGTGGAAAGTGAATCAGGAAAGGGGACAACGTTTGCAATAACGTTTCCTCCTGCGCGTTCGTGCCCGGGAACAGCGATGTGA